One genomic segment of Vulcanisaeta thermophila includes these proteins:
- the tsaA gene encoding tRNA (N6-threonylcarbamoyladenosine(37)-N6)-methyltransferase TrmO, whose translation MGIRVDGFNVVLRPIGVVRHGFDDDFVRRSFNGVDGVVEVFEEFAEGLDGLDGFSHIILISLLHKVSEGQRRVLRVRPRRLVTLGVPEDELPTVGVFATDSPHRPNPIGISVVRLLGRDGRFLRVSGLDLFDGTPILDIKPLTHDKAPHIISFPSWYERLRVRVGDKPI comes from the coding sequence ATGGGTATCCGCGTTGATGGTTTCAACGTGGTTTTAAGACCCATTGGTGTGGTGAGGCATGGTTTCGATGATGACTTTGTGAGGAGGTCCTTCAATGGTGTTGATGGTGTTGTGGAGGTTTTTGAGGAGTTTGCTGAGGGTCTTGATGGCCTTGATGGCTTCTCCCACATAATACTAATTTCGCTCCTACATAAGGTTAGTGAGGGGCAGAGGAGGGTTCTTAGGGTAAGGCCCAGGCGCCTCGTTACACTGGGCGTTCCCGAGGATGAATTACCCACCGTGGGTGTCTTCGCCACTGACTCTCCACATAGGCCCAACCCCATAGGTATTAGTGTGGTTAGGCTTCTAGGCCGTGACGGTAGGTTCCTCCGCGTCTCAGGTCTCGATCTATTCGATGGGACTCCAATCCTCGATATTAAGCCCTTGACTCACGATAAGGCTCCCCACATTATCTCCTTCCCTAGTTGGTACGAAAGGCTTAGGGTCAGGGTTGGTGATAAGCCTATATGA
- the twy1 gene encoding 4-demethylwyosine synthase TYW1: protein MEVVGGKAREGFKYHVISEINGRIRLRISEDAKSRLMRAGYGIFNHSTVELCHWTKSALTQGPSCYKFKFYGVPAGGSHRCVEFSPVGMICSNKCVYCWRPTDSFDSFIPNADYLDDPVELVQGILRERYRLLTGYFGNPKARERAKEALTPTHWAISLSGEPTMYPKLPELVKYLKSLPSTRSVFIVTNGQYPEMLERLEREGALPTQLYLSCNAPNRELFYRINVPVLNRDDAWERWLRSLELLSRLNTRTIIRITLIRSLNYDPKYIPEFARLMLIGNPHFIEVKSYMHLGHSTYRLSKSDMLYHREIREWALKLLEEINRLGGNFRFMDEDEQSRIVVLQNMSRYVDRWIVRPEDQPKLSEADVQKLSSALKSSM from the coding sequence ATGGAGGTTGTTGGTGGTAAGGCTCGGGAGGGGTTTAAGTACCACGTTATTTCCGAGATTAATGGTAGGATTAGGCTCAGGATTAGTGAGGATGCCAAGTCTAGGCTCATGAGGGCTGGTTACGGAATATTTAATCACTCCACGGTGGAGCTTTGCCACTGGACCAAGAGTGCTCTTACCCAGGGGCCCAGTTGTTATAAGTTTAAGTTTTACGGAGTCCCCGCGGGTGGTTCCCATAGGTGTGTGGAGTTTAGTCCCGTGGGTATGATTTGCAGTAATAAGTGCGTCTATTGTTGGAGGCCCACGGACTCCTTCGACTCTTTCATACCCAATGCCGATTACCTTGACGACCCTGTGGAGTTGGTTCAGGGTATTCTTAGGGAGAGGTATAGACTCCTCACGGGGTACTTCGGAAACCCCAAGGCTAGGGAGAGGGCTAAGGAGGCCCTGACGCCCACTCATTGGGCCATTTCATTGTCCGGCGAGCCCACCATGTACCCAAAATTGCCGGAGCTTGTTAAGTACCTCAAGTCCCTCCCCAGCACGAGGTCCGTCTTCATAGTGACCAATGGCCAGTATCCCGAGATGCTCGAGAGGCTTGAGAGGGAGGGTGCATTACCCACGCAGCTTTACCTGTCCTGCAACGCACCCAATAGGGAATTATTCTACAGGATCAACGTGCCCGTTTTGAACAGGGATGATGCCTGGGAGAGGTGGTTGAGGAGCCTTGAGTTGCTCAGTAGGTTGAATACCAGGACCATAATCAGGATAACCCTGATAAGGAGTTTGAATTACGATCCCAAGTATATACCCGAGTTCGCGAGGTTAATGCTCATTGGTAACCCACACTTCATTGAGGTTAAGTCCTACATGCACCTGGGACACTCCACGTATAGGCTCAGTAAGAGTGACATGCTTTATCACCGTGAGATTAGGGAGTGGGCCCTGAAGCTCCTTGAGGAGATTAATAGGTTGGGTGGTAACTTCAGGTTCATGGATGAGGATGAGCAGAGTAGGATTGTGGTTCTACAGAACATGAGTAGGTATGTTGATAGGTGGATAGTGCGCCCTGAGGATCAGCCAAAGCTCAGCGAGGCTGATGTGCAGAAGTTATCCAGCGCCCTTAAATCCTCGATGTAG
- a CDS encoding endonuclease V gives MARVSRGPSESFVRSRIPPNFNLTVARRIQRTLAGRVIESDLISMDSVDTVAGLDVAYINIANHEVGVSVASTYSMTRRSIVDVSCWVGEVRFPYIPTLLSFRELKPMVGSYMRLREKPQVVLVDGHGRAHPYRLGIASHFGVCMGIPTVGVAKSLLYGRVDSIEGPVLDPGTGEVIGWALRCASSKPTYVSVGHGVSLRSAVELVRRLCVGSQMPIPILHSHNVANALKRKITNYLRDHYIEDLRALDNFCTSASLSFG, from the coding sequence ATGGCAAGGGTCAGTAGGGGACCCAGCGAATCCTTTGTGAGGTCAAGGATACCGCCCAACTTCAACCTAACCGTTGCAAGGAGGATCCAAAGAACCCTCGCGGGCAGGGTCATTGAGAGTGACTTGATAAGCATGGATAGTGTGGACACGGTGGCGGGTTTAGATGTGGCTTACATAAACATTGCTAATCACGAGGTTGGGGTTTCCGTGGCCAGCACATACTCCATGACCAGGAGGTCCATTGTGGATGTGAGTTGCTGGGTTGGTGAGGTCAGGTTCCCGTATATACCTACGTTGTTATCCTTTAGGGAGTTGAAGCCCATGGTGGGCTCCTACATGAGACTCAGGGAGAAACCCCAGGTGGTGCTGGTGGACGGGCACGGCAGGGCGCACCCGTATAGGCTTGGGATAGCGAGTCACTTTGGCGTTTGCATGGGCATACCCACTGTGGGTGTGGCTAAGTCTCTACTCTACGGTAGGGTGGATAGTATTGAGGGGCCGGTGCTGGATCCAGGCACTGGCGAGGTCATTGGGTGGGCACTGAGGTGCGCGTCCAGTAAGCCCACGTACGTGAGCGTTGGGCATGGGGTCTCACTGAGGAGTGCCGTTGAGTTAGTTAGGAGGCTGTGCGTGGGGTCACAAATGCCAATACCCATACTCCACTCACACAACGTGGCCAACGCACTAAAGAGGAAGATAACCAATTACCTGAGGGATCACTACATCGAGGATTTAAGGGCGCTGGATAACTTCTGCACATCAGCCTCGCTGAGCTTTGGCTGA
- the thiI gene encoding tRNA uracil 4-sulfurtransferase ThiI, whose translation MVVLLIGYGEVAIKGPGTRRRMENLLMRNIMEGLKKAGIEARVSRSQGRLLVEVSDDRAKDAVDLVSRVFGVKFVAPAREYVVHSINDIVNAAVREWASLVKDKVFAVRSHRVGVHGFTSMDINREVGAALRQYARGVDLERPDVELHIEVRGDRAYLFHEVVKGPGGLPLGSEGKVLALISGGLDSPVAAWFMMKRGAYVDAMFCSLAHPLDTLGFLRVAHELFSRWSIGYDASIHIINCSGLVNEIRGTVNPHLWNVVYKHILYRIAQAIAKSTNALGIVTGESLGQVSSQTLHNLMAASHGIDIPIYRPLIGLDKDEIVSYARMIGTYELSIKNEEFCAIFSEKPRTRATPEDVEAEVSKLSPGLIDEALSTMVTIKASSIPEVLKALEDSQDVDIDVVPRDAVVIDLRSKPEYESWHYPGAINANIDNVMDLVKSMGKDRVYVLYCSRGLSSRFVASELRRMGYRAFSISIEKLRDSYGKGQ comes from the coding sequence ATGGTTGTGCTGCTCATTGGTTATGGTGAGGTTGCCATAAAGGGCCCGGGAACCAGGAGGAGGATGGAGAACCTACTAATGAGGAATATAATGGAGGGATTGAAGAAAGCGGGCATTGAGGCGAGGGTTAGTAGGTCGCAGGGTAGGTTGCTTGTGGAGGTTAGTGATGACAGGGCTAAGGATGCGGTGGACCTGGTGAGTAGGGTTTTCGGTGTTAAGTTCGTGGCGCCAGCCCGTGAGTACGTGGTCCACAGCATAAATGATATAGTCAATGCCGCGGTTAGGGAGTGGGCGTCCCTCGTTAAGGATAAGGTATTCGCGGTGAGGAGTCACAGGGTTGGGGTGCATGGCTTCACGTCAATGGACATAAATAGGGAGGTGGGCGCCGCACTTAGGCAGTACGCCAGGGGTGTGGATTTGGAGAGGCCCGATGTGGAGCTTCACATAGAGGTTAGGGGTGACAGGGCGTACCTCTTCCATGAGGTTGTTAAGGGGCCTGGTGGGCTCCCACTGGGCTCTGAAGGCAAGGTCCTGGCGTTGATATCAGGAGGGCTGGACTCGCCCGTGGCCGCCTGGTTCATGATGAAGAGGGGGGCCTACGTGGATGCCATGTTCTGCTCCCTGGCACACCCACTGGATACACTGGGCTTTCTCAGGGTTGCCCATGAATTATTCAGTAGGTGGTCCATTGGTTACGACGCGTCAATACACATAATTAATTGCTCAGGGTTGGTGAATGAGATAAGGGGTACTGTTAACCCGCACCTATGGAATGTGGTTTACAAACACATACTCTACAGAATAGCCCAGGCCATTGCCAAGTCCACAAACGCATTGGGCATAGTCACGGGGGAGTCCCTGGGGCAGGTCTCATCACAAACACTCCACAACCTAATGGCCGCGAGCCACGGGATTGACATACCCATATACAGACCATTGATAGGGCTTGACAAGGACGAAATTGTGAGTTACGCGAGGATGATTGGGACCTACGAATTATCAATAAAGAACGAGGAATTCTGCGCCATATTCTCAGAGAAGCCCAGGACAAGGGCAACACCGGAGGATGTGGAGGCCGAGGTCTCGAAATTGAGCCCGGGGTTGATAGATGAGGCGTTAAGCACCATGGTCACCATAAAGGCAAGCTCAATACCCGAGGTCCTGAAGGCCCTAGAGGACTCCCAGGACGTGGATATTGATGTTGTGCCTAGGGATGCCGTGGTCATAGACCTAAGGAGTAAGCCTGAGTATGAGTCGTGGCATTACCCAGGGGCGATAAATGCCAACATTGATAATGTAATGGATCTCGTAAAGTCCATGGGTAAGGACAGGGTTTACGTACTATACTGCAGCAGGGGGTTGAGTAGTAGGTTCGTAGCATCGGAACTAAGGAGAATGGGCTACAGGGCGTTCTCGATAAGCATTGAGAAATTGAGGGATTCATATGGCAAGGGTCAGTAG
- a CDS encoding amidase: MPRTPSATEIRDLATKIGIHLNDEEITAIQSAIKLLILSYNELDKISDETSNSLRAPYSRTWRRPNPQENPYGAIAFLTDIKGKDNGKFNGKKFCVKDNVMIAGVPMLHGSKILEGFVPEIDATVVIRILNEGGHIVAKTTCEALSFSGGSFTSYPTPVLNPINPEYMSGGSSSGAAVAVATGVCDVAIGADQGGSIRVPSAWSGVYGLKPTYGLVPYTGIATIEPTLDHAGPIARRVEDLAIALEVIAGRDDLDPRQPSDLPRPPVKPYTKLLTGSIKGLKIGIVKEGFEWPVSEEDVNKAVKEAADKLRDLGANVEEVSIPMHKLGMTIWTPIMIEGAVANMLLASGVGWRSGYLEWQLAEFFGNVLKTMSSELPLNVKAAAVLGYYMITRYNNVYYAKARNLALDLRKVYDNALTKFDALLMPTTPQKPLKFIDNPTPELMLLMTAGMLYNTAPFNVTGHPALSIPCCKLNGLPIGMMLVTKHLNEETILNIAHAIEINKLYS; this comes from the coding sequence ATGCCCAGAACCCCCTCAGCCACAGAAATCAGGGATTTAGCCACAAAAATAGGTATTCACCTAAACGATGAGGAAATCACAGCAATACAATCCGCAATTAAATTACTAATACTATCATATAATGAACTTGATAAAATCAGCGACGAAACCTCCAACTCATTACGTGCACCCTACTCCAGGACATGGAGAAGACCAAACCCTCAGGAGAATCCTTACGGTGCCATAGCCTTCCTCACTGACATCAAGGGCAAAGACAATGGTAAATTTAACGGCAAGAAATTCTGCGTTAAGGATAACGTGATGATCGCTGGCGTACCAATGCTACACGGCTCAAAAATACTCGAGGGCTTTGTACCCGAAATTGATGCTACCGTCGTCATAAGAATACTTAACGAAGGAGGACACATAGTTGCAAAAACAACCTGTGAAGCACTCAGCTTCTCAGGTGGCAGCTTCACATCATACCCAACACCAGTACTAAACCCTATTAACCCCGAATACATGAGTGGTGGCTCATCTAGCGGCGCAGCCGTAGCCGTCGCTACAGGCGTATGCGATGTAGCGATAGGCGCCGATCAGGGCGGCTCAATAAGGGTCCCAAGCGCATGGAGTGGGGTTTACGGGCTTAAACCAACGTACGGCTTAGTACCATACACAGGAATCGCCACAATAGAACCCACATTAGACCACGCGGGACCAATAGCACGCAGAGTCGAGGACTTAGCCATAGCACTTGAGGTTATTGCAGGCAGAGACGACCTAGATCCCAGGCAACCCAGCGACCTACCAAGACCCCCTGTCAAACCTTACACAAAATTGCTCACGGGCAGCATTAAGGGATTAAAAATAGGAATCGTAAAGGAGGGCTTTGAATGGCCCGTTTCCGAGGAGGATGTAAACAAGGCCGTCAAGGAAGCCGCCGATAAACTACGCGACCTAGGAGCAAACGTTGAGGAGGTTTCAATACCAATGCACAAGTTAGGCATGACCATCTGGACACCAATAATGATCGAAGGCGCTGTAGCCAATATGCTCCTAGCCTCAGGGGTCGGCTGGAGAAGCGGCTACCTCGAATGGCAATTAGCCGAATTCTTTGGCAATGTCCTCAAAACCATGTCCAGTGAATTACCATTAAACGTTAAGGCAGCCGCAGTACTCGGCTACTACATGATAACCAGGTACAACAACGTATACTATGCAAAAGCCAGAAACCTAGCATTAGATCTAAGAAAAGTCTACGACAATGCATTAACAAAATTCGACGCATTACTCATGCCCACCACCCCACAAAAACCACTCAAATTCATAGACAACCCAACACCTGAACTAATGCTATTAATGACAGCCGGCATGCTATACAATACCGCACCATTCAACGTAACCGGACACCCAGCACTATCAATACCCTGCTGTAAATTAAACGGATTACCAATTGGAATGATGCTAGTAACCAAACACTTAAACGAAGAAACAATACTAAACATAGCACACGCAATAGAAATAAACAAACTATATTCATAA